CTGTAACAGCAGCAGATACTTTGGCTGCTCAGCTCTTAGATACAGGAAATTTAGTTTTGGTTCTTGGTAGGAGAATATTGTGGCAAAGCTTTGATCATCCAACAAATACTTTTATACAAGGGATGAAACTGGGGGTGAATCGAATATCAGGTATAAACTGGTTCCTCAGATCATGGAAATCAGCAGACGATCCAAGAAATGGAGACTATTCGTTTAAGCTCAACCCAAGTGGCTCGCCTCAACTTTATATATACAACGGCACAGAACATTCTTATTGGCGAACCAGTCCCTGGCCATGGAAAACATACCCTAGCTATTTACAAAATAGTTTTGTCAGGAACGAAGATGAGATAAATTTTACTGTTTATGTTCATGATGCTTCTATTATAACAAGATTAGTTCTTGATCATTCAGGATCTCTCAAGTGGCTAACGTGGCATCAAGAACAGAACCAATGGAAGGAGTTATGGTCAGCTCCTAAGGACAGGTGTGATTTATATGGACTGTGTGGTGCTAATAGCAAGTGTGATTATAACATTGTTAATCAATTTGAATGCAATTGTTTACCTGGGTATGAACCTAAGTCGCCAAAGGATTGGAATTTATGGGATGGATCAGGCGGATGTGTCAGGAAGCGACTAAATTCTTCGTCGGTTTGTGGGCATGGAGAGGGATTTATAAAAGTGGAAAGTGTTAAATTTCCTGATACCTCAGCTGCAGTTTGGGTTGACATGAGCACAAGTCTTATGGACTGTGAAAGAATATGTAAGAGCAACTGTTCCTGCTCTGCATATGCAAGCATAGATCGTTCTGAGAATGGAAGTGGTTGTTTAATATGGTATGGAGATTTAATTgatacccggaattttttagGTGGCATTGGAGAGCATCTATATGTACGTGTTGATGCACTAGAACTAGGTAGTGTAattctttctaatatttctgttcagtttttctttctttaggAGTAATGCTGTATTTCTTTCCTACACGTACAGCTGGGAGTTTGAGAAGATCAAGCAGTTTATTGGACAAAAAGGGAATGCTGTCAATCCTAATACTCTCTGCTGTTTCAGCATGGTTTGTCCTCGTTATCATACTGATCTATTTTTGGCTTAGGATGAGGAGAAAGAAAGGgtaagaaacaaatttatgtcATCGTTCTCCTTCTGTAACCTCCTTTGGGAGGAAAATTGACTGTTTCCTCTGTGCTCAATATTAATGGtttttgttcaattttgttttgttaaaaGCACAAGGAAAGTGAAGAACAAGAAGAACAAAAGGCTATTTGATTCTTTAAGTGGGTCAAAATACCAGCTTGAAGGAGGAAGTGGGAGTCATCCGGACTTGGTCATTTTCAATCTCAACACCATACGTGCAGCTACTGATAATTTCTCTCCATCTAacaagattgggcaaggtggCTTTGGGACTGTTTATAAGGTAAAGTCTCTAAATTGATATAATCTGTTTGTTTTTCTAAACTAAAGATTGGCCTTAAATTCTTGTTTAGAGTACCAAGTTTATTCTTACAACATGATTTCAGGGTCAGTTAGCTAATGGACAAGAGGTTGCAGTAAAAAGAATGTCTAAAAATTCAAGGCAGGGAATTGAAGAATTCAAAAATGAAGCCATGTTGATCGCCAAGCTCCAACACAGGAACCTTGTCAAACTTATAGGTTGCTGCATTCagagaaaagaacaaataCTGATATACGAATACATGCGCAACGGAAGTTTGGACTCATTTCTTTTCAGTAAGTCCATTTGCCTATCCACTGTTTTGTTTTCTATCTCTATCTGCAGAAGATAATATTTACATAGAGTCTTGGAATTGTGTTTGTCATGTATTAGATCAAACAAGAAAGTCACAATTGGATTGGAGAAAACGCTTTGATATTATAATTGGAATTGCTCGTGGGATTTTATATCTTCATCAAGATTCAAGGTTAAAAATTATCCATAGAGATTTGAAGAGTAGCAACATACTATTGGATGTTGTGTTAAATCcaaaaatttcagattttggTATGGCTACCGTATTTCAAAATGATGAAGTTCAAGGCAAGACAAATAGAATTGTGGGAACATAGTAAGTACATTAGTAACAATAAAATTGCAGAATTACTAACAAAACTTGGtcttaatatctaataaaatatgaatgagATCATTTGCTTTTTGTGCAGCGGATATATGTCACCAGAGTATGCAATATTTGGAAAATTCTCAGTAAAATCTGACGTTTTTAGTTTTGGGGTCATTCTATTAGAGATAATAAGTGGCAGAAAGAACAATGATTTTAGTCAAGAGGATTCTTCCCTGAGCTTGATAGGACATGTAAGTGATCAAAACTTTTTGTACCATCTTGATAGTGTAATCACTCTTGGTATTAATAATCATACAATTATTTCAGATATGGGAATTATGGAAGGAAGGCAAAGCATTGCAGATGGTTGATGCATTGTTAATAGAGTCTTTAGATCCTCAGGAAGCCATGAGATGCATTCAAGTGGGGCTGTTATGTGTTCAAGAAGATGCAATGGATAGACCAACTATGTTAGAAGTTGTTCTAATGTTGAAGAGTGACACATCTCTTCCTTCTCCAAAACAGTCTGCTTTTGTTTTTAGAGCGACTTCAAGAGATACCAGCACACCTGGAAGGGAAGTATCATACTCTATAAATGATATAACAGTTACAGAGCTCCAAACTCGCTAGCTGTCCGACAATGTACCTAAAATCTTAATAGACTGCAAATATTCCTTTGGCGTAGTCATTCCATTTTCAAAGCGTACCAAACATGCATGGTTCTGAGTTTGAACTAAGGAATTCAGTAattattacttattttataGTAGAGACAGGGAAGATCTTGAATGCATCTAaaggaaaagggaaagaaTTCATTAACAGGGTTTGCATGTTGTAGGACTTCCAGTGTTAATATCATTACTTTTTCAGGAAttcatttcaaaattcttCATAGCTAATAATTAATACTAGTTGACTAGAGAATATTTCAAATACTGTTTTAAGAATGGGTTTTGCAACtagttataataattaaaatataaaatcattaaaaaaataaatttttcgaCCAACAGTTCTTTAGAAATGGATAATGCAGTTACATAGATTAAAGCACATTAGAATCTCAGAGAAATTATGAGTCACAAAGTTGTCTTTGTTGGTTCTTTTGGAACCAAAGATTCTTTGGTCCTTTTTGCATATTTGTTTTTGGCACTAGATTGTGTTTAGCCTTTACAGGATTGTTGATGTATTTTGAGCTGTTAATCATAGAGTCTTATGTCCAATTATTAacagttttatttatttattttataaacaatGACATTTTACATTGCATATTACAACTGTGTATGGTTCACAAGAAACCAAGGACAAAAGAAATAgatataaaaactatataatcATTACACTAGTAAAGTCAAATATATAACACTTGTTTTCATTGAATTACATATTATCTCTTTCATTATAAGATACCTTAATCTATTAGTTCATAAATACTAAAGAGTATGAACTCCTGTTATGGAAAAAACTGTTGCAAAAGAGATTACAATCAATTATGTATTGCTTTCTGTATATGATTCTAAGATTACAAGTAATTTATTGTTGTTCATATATACATAATGTTTAACGGTTGCCTAAGCTCTATTCTAACGGTTGTTCTAAGGCCTATGTCAACGTCCCTTTTTTTTCAGGTAAGATAAAAGTGATCTTTCCTTCAAAGCAGGAAAGGTTGCTCCCTTTACTGGGAATCTATGAGGAAAAGCCTGTACAAGATTTCTGCTTGTACAGTCTCTGAGACTCCCTTTCTTGGTAGCCTgtgaacttttcttttttggttttcatTCTTCAACATTCCCCCTCAAGTTGGGTTCGTATAGATTTACAAAACTCATCTTGCTGAGAATGGTTTAATGATTTGTCTTGTTTGTGAATATGTCTGCTAGCTGCTCTTGACTTCTGACTTATGGTGTTTTAATTTCTccattttatactttttctcTAATGAAGTGACAATCGATTTTGATGTGTTTGGTTCATTCGTGGAACACTGGGTTTGATGTGATGTGACGAGCAGCTTGGTGGTCACAGTATATTTTCATAGATCCGTTACATTCGATTTTCATGTCTTGGAGAACTTGTTTGATCCAAATGAGTTCACCGGCCATAGATGTCATGGCTCGATATTCAGCTTTTGCACTTGATCTTGCAACTACACTTTGTTTCCTGCTTTTCCATGTTACCAAGTTTCCTCCTAAAAAGGTGCAAAATcctatatttgattttttgtcACAGCTCtctgcccaatctgcatcagagaAACTAACTATAGTGTTAGAGTTGTTTTTCTTCATCTAAATTCCTTGACCTGGGGTGCCTATAATAcccataattttcttttaataatatgataatattaataataattgataaatgagtttttatttaaattaattttactttatttttatttggtttaaattggaataatttaaatggaaattttaatgctagacaaataaagaagttatttctatatccaattagtttgatttttagaaattaattaagtaaattctttgataaataaattatattttttgttattcaaattttttcccaaatgaatatatatataaattaaattctatatttgagagttatggaagaatttataaaggatattttgtaaaagaattattggggaaaagggcattttaattagctaatggtgttaaattttaattggaaaatattgagcaaattgattaactaaatcaattgtgtgttaggactaaattgaaaatttattttggaataaggatttaaaagtataattttactaatatagagttttaatgaaaatttgtatgtttggtatttttataattaaatatgttggcAAGggtttaaaagcaagggtaaataagtaattctcttttttcaataattctaatttggcccaaattaaatagttaggggcttaattgaaaagctaaaaaaaagttGGAGGGTTAATCGAAAATTTTACAGGAcgaaattgttgtaattaaaaaagttgagggactaagtGGTAAGGAAGAAAAGTCTAGGAACTAATTGCCGATaaggagagaaagaaaagaaagaagagaaagaaaggaagaagaggGCGTCGGGGTCgctggagagagagagaggaggaagaagaggGCGTCAGTGGCCGGCAAAGTCGGGTTGTCGGAAGAGCTAGTGCCGATGAGctaaagcaaaaaaaaaaaaaaagaaaaggggggCAGCGGTTGTCATTGCCGTTCCAGGTGTTCCCGATGACTAATGGCGGCGAGGTTGGTCTTGTTTTGACCGGTGAGTTGAGGGCTTCCTTTTGGGAGTGGCAGCATCGGCTTTGGTGGCTGGAGGAGGGAGTTTCGGCGAGGTGTTGGCAGCCACATTTTTTGGCTTTTCCAGCGAGCTCTAGTGAGGACTAGAtgatcggagggcatatccggactctcctcagctcaagctttccaatggcactgGTTTCATGGCGATCAGACTTAGTTTAAAAATCAACGGTTGaaatcgtccgtaaatctctccagATGATCGAGAGTAGGATCGGAAGATCAGAAGTGGAGATCGTTATCAGCGCGTTGTTTCGAGTCTGTtagtgtgttcggatcgtcgaatCAGACTCCgacggctggaggcgagtcgaccgagcgatcaagcgtctcgataATTTCTCTGGTCCATTGATTTTAGAAGTCTTTGGTAGATTACAtgttattgaattgtgttgagcattagaaatattgttaattaaaataattgtttgtcggaCTGTTTGCCTTTAGTCGTGAATTGTGAtatgtggcggagtcggaaaaaatagtaaagtcttggggacccgacccccgttaaaataaattattgaatatttgaagtgttttctggcaggtcctggacccgttttacaaGGAGTAAATGTTCgtattttaggggaggttctaccgatttttcggtagaatttacccgagtcaaAATTtctagacagtcagtcctaggaatctagagctagggttaattgtcaaatgtttcaacgttattgaatatttttttccttGATTAGATAATCCATGAATttggctcgctccacccgaggcatcggagcagagctaggaggtcatcaaagctgtgagttaaagtcatatgtctGTTTACATGTGTTATACTGAGATTTTACTAGATAATTCTGATTacatgaattaatattttaataagttattttaatcgctatatatataagtttcattctctgcattatgattttattgtttcGTGTTGACTTGGGATGGGACGGCTGTAGAGCATGCTATTTGATAAGTGCACCGGTATGAATCCGGGACTGATAGCAAAAGGGTAAActggtaaatttaaaaaggtaaatttaggacttgccctggttgagcattgctctctgggcttagcaGAGTATGTTTGTCGGAGTAAAGGTCATTGGtcaagcattgctctctgggcgccgacttatttggaaacttaagtgaccagactggattgAAGGACTcgggtcgagcttcgctctcagggcaccagtcttattggagtaaaaGAGTCGAAAGGCTAAGAGAGTTAGTGCTAATTAAGTGACTGAACTGGATTAAAGACCCTAGTcaagcttcgctctctgggcgccaattctattagaatgagagagtcgagatgttagtgttgagATTAGGATtttactgaagtactccgttcCGTAGTGtgtgaaagttatttttatttaagcatggcatgacacgtttatttttgtatgacttattatttatttcaaattaaataaaggtGTTATGGAAAtgttgtaaatatttttagatatatgattttaactcactctcgagactgacagtctcaattttactgtttttagatctgtgattgttagtcttcccccGGCTCTTATCTAACAACCCAACtctttcatcatcgggtgatgtaattgatttggtatgtttgacttgtaaaatcttagattctccgcagtagaaataatagacttatcagctgtaattttatgtagtttcgggtcttgcctaattctactggcagaccgaattaaatatgtagaatttaatggttaagataaattgtgatATTAGTAATATTAGATAAGATTTAGttaagttagtgagtgtcaggcttactacgggattcagtGGCCTTACCCCTATTCATTCCCTAGTGCTGGTCACGGGCCTACAGGTCGGGTCGTGACAGCGCCCTTGAGATAACTCAGTATCCTATCAATGGCTTCCAAATGACTGGTACGAGGAGCGTGCATGAACTGGCTTACCATACTCACTGCATATACAATATCAGGCCTGGTAACAGGTAGGTAGATTAATTTACCTACTAAGCACTGATATTGTCCTATATTAATGGTTCACCATCTTCTAAGCTGAGTCTAACATTGGTTTCCATTAGGGTGTTGCTGGTTTAGCTCCTAGTTTTACAATCTCCTTTAGTAGGTCAATGACATACTTTCTTTGGGATAGGAACAGTCCTTTTTTTGATTTTGCCATTTATTTTCTAAGGAAGTGTGATAGTTGTCAAAAACCTTTGATGTCAAATTCCCTTTTTAGGCTTTGTTTgactttctttatttcttgatcGTCATTCCCTATTATTATGATGTTATCAACATACACAGGGATAATAATAGTGTGTGTGTTGAATGTGTTTAACAAACATGGAAGAATCTGAGGCACATTTACTGaagttaatatttaaatgCTCTTGGAGATTACTTCAATCCATAGATTGCCTTTTTCAGCTTACATACCAGAGAAGAGTTTGATGCGGATTCATGGCCAGGGAGAAGAGTATGTAGacttcttcttccaaattgtcttacaaaaaagtatttttgacGTCCATTTGAAGTAGATTCCACCCTAGGTTGGTAGCTACTGATAGTTGGATTCGGACGGTGTTCATTTTTGCAACAGGGGTAAAGATTTCTTGATAATCAACTCCATAGGTTTGAGTGAATCATCTGGCTACTAGTCTAGCCATGTATCTTTCAACTATTGCAGCACAGTtgtcatttattttatatacccATTTGCATCCTGCGAGTTTTTGTTTGGTGGTAGCGGGATAATATTCCAGGTATCGTTTTTCTCTAGGGCTTAAAGTTCTTCTTTCATGGCCTTACACTATTTTGAGTTGGTGTTGGCTTCGTAGAAGGATATAGGTTCAATGTGTGTTATGATATTACTTAGATAGGTTCGGTATTGGTTTGAAATGGTATCATAAGAGATAAAGTGTTGGATTGGATATGATATCTTATGGGACACATAGTCCCTTAATTTTATAGGAGGCTGAGTTTGTCGAATAGATCTCCTCAAGGCGATTTCTTCTGCTTGAGGTTCTTCTTTGATTATTTCAGCTTCTCTCCCTGAAGAAATTGTCCTTAAGCTTGGGTTTGGCTCCCCCTCTGAGTGAACAACATGTTCTTAACTGCTAAAAAAAATCAGAGTTATGCAGAAATAATAGAGTGTGTGACACATGAGTGTCTATATATCCCTAGATATATAGTTTTATGAGTGGTAGGATTGTAACATTTATAACCCTTTTTTTTGGAGGAGAATCCTAAAAAGAGGGTTTTAACGGAGTTTTTATCAAACTTGTGGTGACGTTTGATGTGAACCTATGTGCCCTAATTCGATTTTCCGGCCTTTAAGGATCTCTAATGGACTGAGGTTTTTTAATGTGATGTTGGGTAACCTATTAATGAGGTATGTGGCGGTTAGGAGGGCATCCGACCAATAGATAGTAGggatattattttgaaaaagaagagttCTGGCAACATTGAAAAGATGCATGTTTTTGCATTCATAGACCCCATTTTGTTCAGGAGTATTAATGCATGTAGTTTGACGCATAATTCCTTCTCTTTTAAAAAGTTCTGAAAATTTATGGTTTATGTACTCAGTGCCATTGTCAAAGcgaaaattttgattttgccAGCCTACTGGTTTTGGATAAAGTGAAAAAAATTCTTCAAAGCAAGAGAATAcctcattttttccttttaataagTAAACCTAGGTGGTGCGAGAATAGTCATCaataaaagtaacaaaatatTGGAAGTGATTATAAGATTCAACGGGGGtaggtccccaaacatcagattgtataaattcaaatattttttcagaGACACTAAATGATAAAGGAAATGGCAAGCGAGTGTGTTTAGAAAATTTGCAGACTTCACAATGATtggaatttaaattataataaaatatttggttTAAAACTTTATCGGAGGGAATGCCCAAACCCCGATGCATCAACATGCCTTGATCGATCATATTTGTTGACAAAGACACTGTTTGGGGGAATTTTTGAAGTAGTATTAACCCATTTTTTAATTGTCCCTCACCAATCATCTTTCCGGTAATTCGATCTTGAAATATGACTGAAGAATGTGAGAGTAtaacattacaatttaaatcACAAGTTATTTTTCCAATAGATAAGAGATTTGAATTAAATTCAGGTAATAACaagatattcttaatatttttgttaaataatgaAGTGGTGCCGCAACCATGAATTTTGGCTTTGGTCCTATTAGCTACTGTCACATGTTGGGAATCTGCAATGGGAGCTAAattgtgcaatttttttggATTCCATCTCATGTGATCAATGGTGCCTGAATCAATAATCCAAGCATCATGGTAGgcatttgtaattttttggAATGAATTTAAAGAATTTGGTACCAAACCTCACCCACTAGATTGTTGCTGAACCAGGGCTTGAATCTGAGACAATAATTAGGTTAGTTGGGTTTATGTTGCTACTGGGTCGGATCTGATTTGAAAATGGGTCGGAGTCGGATCGAATCCGGGTCAGGTCAGACAGTCCGGTTGGGTCAGGAAGTCGGGTCGGGCTGTCATATAACCCTCAGCATATATCGACCCAATCTTTTCACCCTTttctttagggttttcttCTCTCCTGCTAGCCCCGCTGAAACCAAACTTCATTTCCCCTCTTCGTCCCTCAAGCACGGTTCCCCTTCTCCCACCCCCGAATCGACCGCAACTGAGGGTGCAGATGCCAACACTGATCGCGATGATGACCCTATTTTTTATAGTGGGCGCATAGTTCGGCGCTGTTTGGTCCTCCTCTTGGTCGGGTTGCTCCATGGATGTTGAGGCGTCGAGTAGTGCACGCTTGATTTTCTGCCGCATCAAAATAGAGAGAGAAGAGTTCATTAGGGTTCTCCAAGTTTCTTCTTGCTAAATATTAGCTATTACAGTGTCGATTTTTGGGAGCTCCATTGACAAGAGGATTTGAGACCTCAAGCTTTCGTAGCTTAAGCCCAATCCTCCCAGGTAAGTGTAGACTAGGTCTTGTTCTGCCCTCTTCTGTATTTCTTCTGTGTCAGTTGTTGGAGGGAGATAGTTTTATAGTTCTTCCCATCTGGTTAGAAGTTCTGTTGTATATTCTGAGCTATTTTTGGTACCTTGTGTGATTTGCAATAATTCTTGCTTGAGATTGAAAACGTGTGTGAAATTTTAGTG
The Ricinus communis isolate WT05 ecotype wild-type chromosome 1, ASM1957865v1, whole genome shotgun sequence DNA segment above includes these coding regions:
- the LOC8286400 gene encoding G-type lectin S-receptor-like serine/threonine-protein kinase RKS1 isoform X1 encodes the protein MEARLHFAVLLSLQLITVCSCKDAITINQTLREGDLLVSKENNFALGFFSPNKSNNRTYLGIWFYKVPVQTVVWVANRNSAISKFSSGLLSINQRGNLVLLTDNNTDPVWSTNVSVTAADTLAAQLLDTGNLVLVLGRRILWQSFDHPTNTFIQGMKLGVNRISGINWFLRSWKSADDPRNGDYSFKLNPSGSPQLYIYNGTEHSYWRTSPWPWKTYPSYLQNSFVRNEDEINFTVYVHDASIITRLVLDHSGSLKWLTWHQEQNQWKELWSAPKDRCDLYGLCGANSKCDYNIVNQFECNCLPGYEPKSPKDWNLWDGSGGCVRKRLNSSSVCGHGEGFIKVESVKFPDTSAAVWVDMSTSLMDCERICKSNCSCSAYASIDRSENGSGCLIWYGDLIDTRNFLGGIGEHLYVRVDALELAGSLRRSSSLLDKKGMLSILILSAVSAWFVLVIILIYFWLRMRRKKGTRKVKNKKNKRLFDSLSGSKYQLEGGSGSHPDLVIFNLNTIRAATDNFSPSNKIGQGGFGTVYKGQLANGQEVAVKRMSKNSRQGIEEFKNEAMLIAKLQHRNLVKLIGCCIQRKEQILIYEYMRNGSLDSFLFNQTRKSQLDWRKRFDIIIGIARGILYLHQDSRLKIIHRDLKSSNILLDVVLNPKISDFGMATVFQNDEVQGKTNRIVGTYGYMSPEYAIFGKFSVKSDVFSFGVILLEIISGRKNNDFSQEDSSLSLIGHIWELWKEGKALQMVDALLIESLDPQEAMRCIQVGLLCVQEDAMDRPTMLEVVLMLKSDTSLPSPKQSAFVFRATSRDTSTPGREVSYSINDITVTELQTR
- the LOC8286400 gene encoding cysteine-rich receptor-like protein kinase 44 isoform X3 → MSPEYAIFGKFSVKSDVFSFGVILLEIISGRKNNDFSQEDSSLSLIGHIWELWKEGKALQMVDALLIESLDPQEAMRCIQVGLLCVQEDAMDRPTMLEVVLMLKSDTSLPSPKQSAFVFRATSRDTSTPGREVSYSINDITVTELQTR
- the LOC125369751 gene encoding uncharacterized protein LOC125369751, giving the protein MEQPDQEEDQTAPNYAPTIKNRVIIAISVGICTLSCGRFGGGRRGTVLEGRRGEMKFGFSGASRREENPKEKGEKIGSIYAEGYMTARPDFLTQPDYWAESCDKKSNIGFCTFLGGNLVTWKSRKQSVVARSSAKAEYRAMTSMAGELIWIKQVLQDMKIECNGSMKIYCDHQAARHITSNPVFHE
- the LOC8286400 gene encoding G-type lectin S-receptor-like serine/threonine-protein kinase RKS1 isoform X2 codes for the protein MLSILILSAVSAWFVLVIILIYFWLRMRRKKGTRKVKNKKNKRLFDSLSGSKYQLEGGSGSHPDLVIFNLNTIRAATDNFSPSNKIGQGGFGTVYKGQLANGQEVAVKRMSKNSRQGIEEFKNEAMLIAKLQHRNLVKLIGCCIQRKEQILIYEYMRNGSLDSFLFNQTRKSQLDWRKRFDIIIGIARGILYLHQDSRLKIIHRDLKSSNILLDVVLNPKISDFGMATVFQNDEVQGKTNRIVGTYGYMSPEYAIFGKFSVKSDVFSFGVILLEIISGRKNNDFSQEDSSLSLIGHIWELWKEGKALQMVDALLIESLDPQEAMRCIQVGLLCVQEDAMDRPTMLEVVLMLKSDTSLPSPKQSAFVFRATSRDTSTPGREVSYSINDITVTELQTR